The Candidatus Koribacter versatilis Ellin345 genome has a segment encoding these proteins:
- the hisF gene encoding imidazole glycerol phosphate synthase subunit HisF, with the protein MLKRRIIACLDVRDGRVVKGVNFVNLRDAGSPAEMAGAHAKAGADEIVLLDITATYEGRGTLLETVRKTAAELFIPFTVGGGIRTLDDARAVFDCGADKLAINSAAIADPDLITKIAARFGSQAVVLAIDARRTGSRWEVFKTGGRTGTGLDAEQWAAEGEKRGAGEILLTSMDCDGTQTGFDCELTAAIASRVSIPVIASGGAGTAEHFVDVFQRGHADAALAASIFHFGVHDVNELKRTLSAAGIPVRLEC; encoded by the coding sequence ATGCTGAAGCGACGGATCATCGCTTGTCTCGACGTGCGTGATGGGCGCGTGGTGAAGGGCGTGAATTTCGTAAATCTTCGCGATGCTGGATCTCCAGCGGAAATGGCCGGCGCCCACGCCAAGGCTGGGGCAGATGAGATCGTCCTGCTCGACATCACGGCGACCTACGAAGGCCGCGGCACGCTGCTCGAAACCGTCCGCAAGACCGCGGCAGAGTTGTTCATTCCATTCACGGTGGGCGGAGGAATTCGAACTCTCGACGACGCGCGTGCGGTGTTCGACTGCGGAGCCGACAAGCTCGCGATTAATTCAGCAGCTATCGCCGATCCCGACTTAATCACGAAGATCGCGGCACGATTTGGATCGCAAGCAGTGGTGCTGGCGATTGACGCGAGACGTACCGGCTCGCGGTGGGAAGTCTTCAAGACCGGCGGGCGCACGGGAACTGGGCTGGACGCGGAGCAATGGGCAGCCGAGGGCGAGAAGCGGGGCGCAGGCGAGATATTGCTGACATCCATGGATTGCGATGGCACGCAGACTGGCTTCGACTGCGAATTGACCGCGGCGATTGCATCGCGCGTCTCGATCCCGGTAATCGCGTCGGGCGGCGCCGGCACGGCAGAGCACTTTGTAGACGTATTTCAACGAGGACACGCGGATGCTGCGCTGGCTGCGTCGATCTTCCATTTTGGCGTGCATGATGTGAATGAGCTGAAACGCACACTGTCGGCTGCGGGAATTCCTGTGAGGCTCGAATGCTAA
- a CDS encoding 1-(5-phosphoribosyl)-5-[(5-phosphoribosylamino)methylideneamino] imidazole-4-carboxamide isomerase, giving the protein MLIPSIDLMGGKIVQLVQGEKKAFETTDFDAWCERFAGFPMVQLIDLDAAKRQGDNRELIANIVLRLPCQVGGGVRDADVAERLLAIGAKRVIVGSSYIRDGRVDVDFARGLAERCGTDRVIAAIDSREGFVAVRGWQESVPITAGEMIAALTPYVGGFLYTHVDTEGLLVGFPTDIARRLRTLTEKQLIAAGGIRSQEEIDELDGIGVDAVVGMAIYTGKLVVKGNS; this is encoded by the coding sequence ATGCTAATCCCCTCGATCGATCTCATGGGCGGGAAGATTGTGCAACTCGTCCAGGGAGAGAAGAAGGCCTTTGAGACCACCGATTTCGATGCGTGGTGTGAGCGCTTCGCAGGATTTCCGATGGTCCAGCTCATCGACCTCGACGCAGCAAAGAGGCAAGGCGATAACCGCGAACTCATCGCGAATATCGTTTTGCGACTTCCCTGCCAAGTCGGCGGCGGAGTGCGAGATGCCGACGTCGCCGAGCGACTGTTGGCGATTGGAGCGAAGCGGGTGATCGTTGGCTCATCGTATATACGGGACGGCCGTGTTGATGTGGACTTCGCGCGAGGCCTGGCAGAGCGCTGCGGCACGGATCGCGTCATCGCCGCCATCGACTCGCGAGAAGGCTTCGTTGCGGTGCGTGGGTGGCAGGAGTCGGTGCCGATCACTGCTGGCGAAATGATTGCAGCGCTCACTCCCTACGTGGGCGGGTTCCTCTACACGCACGTGGACACCGAAGGACTATTGGTAGGATTTCCAACTGACATTGCTCGACGTCTGCGCACGCTCACCGAGAAGCAATTGATTGCGGCCGGAGGTATTCGTTCGCAAGAAGAGATTGATGAACTCGACGGAATTGGGGTGGATGCTGTCGTTGGGATGGCGATTTATACGGGCAAACTCGTGGTGAAGGGGAATTCTTAA